The window TTAACCAAGTTGCAGCCCCCACGAAGGCAGTTAATCCAAAACCAGTACTTAAGTTCTACACGCAACCCCAAAAAGGTTGCGTGACCCCATTCGACCTCTAAAAGGTAAATCTGAAATGAAAGCTTTATTAGTTCTGGCCCTCAGCAGCCTGTGCGCAACCGCCATGGCAGACGAGGCCCCGACTGATGTCGCACAGCAGCAACCCGCCGTTGAGGAATACACTTACTCCACTCACCTGGACATCGCCAAAGTTATCTCCATGAGCGAAATCCCGAACGTCTGCGAAGTTGTTCCGGCGAAAATGGAATACGACGACTCCAAAGGCCAACGCCACATTCTTCGCTACAGCGTCATGGGTAACGGCTGCTCTAACGGCTAATCACCCGCTCTCACCATCCCAAGGTTCGACCCACCCGCCCGCTATTAAGGCAGATGAAGCGCCGAACCTTATGTATCGAATTATACGATTGGTTTAAGCGCTTATTTGCGCTTTTTAATCAAATTAGCTGGCGTAGTATGAATTCCACACACCCAAGGCACAAAACGCCAACGAACCTGGAGCCACTACCATGAAAACCAAATTGATCCTCGCCCTGACCCTCTCTGTCCTGGCCGCTAACACCTTCGCCGCTGGCGGCTACGACCGTACCGGCTCGGCATTTTTCACTACCGAAGCGGCTGTCGCTTCTGATGGTTACGACCATACCGGCTCGGCGTCTTTCGCTGCCGATGGTGCCGATCACGTCGGTGCAGGCAAACTCGCTTCTGACGGTTTTGATCACACTGGCGCCGCCAAAGTCGCTGCTGACGGCTTCGACCACACTGGTGCAGCCAAGGTCGCAGCGGATGGTTCCGACCACGTGGGTGCTGCCCGCCTCAGCTGATCCTGAATGCGAACTCACAGCCCGGCTTCGGTCGGGCTTAGTTGTGTCTGGGAGCATCGAAAATTGACTCAAAACACAACATGTAGTGAAAAACGCAGTTTTCTGGCTGTTTTTTGAACAAAAAAATAGTTGGCCAAAATTTATGAAAAAAAATCTTCACGCCCGACATCCAGCCAAAGCCCTATAAACCCTCGCTCCGACCGAAAAACCCGCCTTCTCGACCGCTGCATGCGCGGATTCGCCCCACCACGACCGCGAAAATTTCCCTATAATGCCGCCTTAAACGGGCCTGCAATATTCCCTTACAG of the Pseudomonas frederiksbergensis genome contains:
- a CDS encoding DUF2790 domain-containing protein encodes the protein MKALLVLALSSLCATAMADEAPTDVAQQQPAVEEYTYSTHLDIAKVISMSEIPNVCEVVPAKMEYDDSKGQRHILRYSVMGNGCSNG